The nucleotide window AAGGAATCTCACTTTGCACTTGATCGTCGGTAGTAAAACCAGCTGTTGTCGCAGATACATAGCCATCTCCATTAGGATCCAAAACAGTCTTACCGTTTCCTATGGCAGGCTGAAAAATCACACCAGGAGTCTGTCCTATTACCTTAGTAAAAGACAGAACTAAGAATAGCGTAATTAAAGCGATATTTTTTGTCGTTATAAACTTAGTATTCATAAAGAATCGTTTTAGGGCTTAAATAAATGATACGAAGGTTTTGTCAATACCAAAAACCTGACTATTTTGAAAATAAAGTACTTTTTTTATATTTTTAATTCCATCCAATAAACTAGAAGCAATAGTTTTTGCTTTCAAAATCAAAAAAGGATTTTGAACAGAAGTCTGTAAATTTTCCTGAAAAAAAAGATTTTCGTTTAAACAATAACGAAATATAACTCTATTACAAAGTGGAGTTTTTGACAATAAAATTCCAGTTGTGCGTTTAAAAAAGAAAGCACAATTATCAACCACAAAAAAGAAATTTGTAGTAAGTAAGAAAAATAAAAAAGATTTTGGAAATAATTCTATGTAAATCCTGAAAGTAATTTTGTTCAATATAATCCGTTTAGTAGTGTTAATGATGTAGATAAGGTTGAGGCGAAAATATAAAAATCCTACACATCATGTTAACAACAATCGACAAAAAACAATATTAGACGACAAAGTGCATTTTCAGTTAATTAAGTAAGTAAAATGCTGATAAATAGACGTATGATTAGCCCTGAAAGAGATTTACAAAAACTAAAAAAAGCCCCAATAAAAGGACAAAAAAATCCTAAAACGATCATTTGGAAGACTATTCTAGTTAAAAAATGTTCTTAAAACCAATCTTTCAGAAAGTCAATATTCCTTTGGAAGCCTTGAAATTTTGTTCGTTTAAGTGGAGAATTCTTAAATACTTTTTTAAAAACTTCCTCAGTAATTTCATCCCAATCTTTTTTGGACATCGAAAGTAATTCCGGATTGGGATTGAACAAAGGTTCGCTGTGTGGTTTTGAAAAACGATTCCAAGGACAGACATCCTGACAAGTATCACAGCCAAAAGCCCACTCATCGAATTTACCTTTCATCTCGGACGGAATATTCTCTTTGAGTTCGATTGTGAAATACGAAATACATTTGCTACCATCCACAACATACGGAGACACAATTGCCGCAGTAGGACAAGCGTCGATACAAGCTGTACAAGTTCCACAATGATCAGTTGTTGCCTGATCATATTCTAAATCCAAATCGATGATAAGTTCAGCAATAAAATAAAAAGAACCTACTTTTTGGGTCAATAGATTACTGTTTTTGCCAATCCACCCTAAACCGCTTTTAGCAGCCCAAGCTTTGTCCAAAACAGGAGCCGAATCCACAAAAGCTCTTCCTGAAACTGCTCCAATTGTTGACTCAATTGAAAAAAGCAACTCCTTAAGTTTATCTTTTATAACAAAATGATAATCTTGCCCATAAGCATATTTGGATATTTTATAGGAATCTGGATTTTGGAATTCCGAAGGATAATAATTCAACAATAGAGAAACTACACTTTTGGCGTCATCAACCAATAAAGTTGGATCCAGCCGTTTATCAAAATGATTCTCCATATAGGACATTTGTCCGTTGTAATTTTGATTTAGCCAATTTTCCAAACGAGGTGCTTCTTGCTCTAAAAAACCAGCTTTAGATATACCACAAGATAAAAAACCGAGACGCTTGGCCTCGGATTTTATAAATTGCGTGTATTTTGATTTATTATTTATGACTTTTTATTTTAAAGAAAAAACTAGATTAACACAAATCCCTAGCCCTGATAGTAACGGCATCCTTTTCCTGCTTCCTTTAAGCAGGAAAAGATATAGTGGATAGCAGGAATAGCTACTTAAAATTAAAACAACCCTCCCTGAATACCTCCTCTAATTTTCCCCAAATGCTTATAGGCTTTTTCGGTAACTTCACGGCCTCTTGGCGTTCTTATAATAAAACCCTCTTGAATCAAGAAAGGTTCATAAACTTCTTCAATAGTTTCACTACTTTCCGATACGGCTGTTGCCAATGTTGACAAACCAACAGGACCTCCTTTAAACTTATCAATGATAGTATTCAAAATTTTGTTGTCCATTTCATCCAAACCATAAGCATCCACATTCAATGCCCTCAAAGCATAGCGGGCAATTTCAATATCAATAGTCCCATTACCTTTAATTTGGGCAAAATCACGAACACGTCGCAGCAAAGCATTAGCAATACGAGGTGTCCCCCTACTCCTACCAGCAATTTCAATAGCAGCTTCCATTGTTATGGGCATTTTGAAAATCATGGCACTTCGCTCCACAATAGTAGTTAAAAGTTCGGTAGTATAATATTGCAATCTTGATGAGATTCCAAAGCGGGCACGCATAGGAGCAGTCAAAAGTCCAGACCGGGTTGTTGCTCCAATTAATGTAAAGGGATTTAAATTTATCTGAACTGTCCTGGCATTTGGCCCAGATTCAATCATGATGTCAATCTTGAAATCTTCCATCGCGGAGTACAAATACTCTTCAACTATTGGGCTCAAACGATGAATCTCATCTATAAACAATACATCCCGTTCTTCAAGATTGGTAAGCAAACCTGCCAAATCCCCAGGTTTATCTAAAACAGGTCCTGAAGTGATTTTGATTCCCACATTCAGTTCATTGGCCAAAATATTAGCCAAAGTTGTTTTTCCCAAACCAGGAGGCCCATGGAACAACGTATGGTCAAGTGCTTCTCTTCTTTGATTGGCAGCAGCGACAAAAACCTTAAGATTTTCCAATACCTGATCCTGACCCGAAAAATCGTCAAAAGACAATGGTCTCAATCTTTTTTCGATATCTAGTTCTTCGGAACTTAAATTATTATTTGTGGGATCTAAGTTTACATTCATGCGATAAAGATAAAAAAAGTAATCATTCTATATAAAAAAATGCCTCTCAATTAAGAAAGGCATTTATATGATTTTTTTGAAATATTAGTGATGTAAAATTACTTCCCCTTCTTTCATTGGAACAGTTTGAGGAACAAAATCCTCATCATGTCCTGGGTTGCTGTAGTCATAAGGCCAACGGTGTACCTCTGGAATCTCTCCAGGCCAGTTACCGTGCAAATGCTCTACAGGCGTAGTCCACTCTAAAGTATTTGATTTCCAAGGATTTTGTACCGCTTTTTTACCGTAGAAGATACTAGTAAAGAAATTGTATAAAAATACTAATTGGAAAGCGCCTCCAATTAAAGCAAATGTTGTAATCAATACGTTAACATTTTGCAAATCGTCAAATAACGGAAAGTTAGTATTAGTATAATAACGTCTTGGCAAACCTGCTAATCCAATGAAGTGCATTGGGAAGAATACTCCATAAGCACAGATTGCAGTTACCCAAAAGTGAACGTATCCTAAATTTTTGTTCAACATTCTTCCGAACATTTTAGGGAACCAGTGGTAAATTCCGGCAAACATTCCGTAAAGAGCAGAAATACCCATTACTAAATGGAAGTGAGCTACTACGAAATAAGTATCGTGAACATTGATATCTAATGTACTATCTCCCAAAATGATCCCTGTCAAACCTCCAGTGATGAAAGTAGAAACCAAACCAATTGAGAACAACATAGCAGGGTTCATTTGAAGATTACCTTTCCAAAGAGTAGTGATATAGTTAAATGCTTTTACCGCTGAAGGAATTGCAATCAATAATGTTGTAAATGTAAATACAGATCCTAAGAATGGATTCATACCCGAAATAAACATGTGGTGACCCCAAACGATAGTTGATAAAAATGCAATCGCAATAATTGACATAATCATCGCTCTGTAACCAAAGATTGGTTTACGTGAGTTTGTGGCAATGATTTCAGAAGTAATACCTAATGCAGGTAAGATTACGATATATACCTCAGGGTGACCCAAGAACCAGAACAAGTGCTCAAAAAGAACTGGTGATCCTCCTTGGTAATGTAAAACTTCACCGGCAATATATATATCAGACAAGAAGAATGAAGTACCAAAGCTTCTGTCAAAAATTAACAACAATGCAGCAGATAATAATACTGGGAACGATACGATACCGATAATTGCGGTAACAAAGAAAGCCCAAATTGTAAGTGGCAATCTTGTCATTGACATTCCTTTAGTTCTTAAGTTGATAACTGTAACTACATAGTTCAAAGATCCCATCAAAGAAGAAGCAATGAAAACTGCCATCGAAACCAACCATAAAGTCATACCAGCTCCAGAACCAGAAATAGCTTGAGGAAGTGCACTCAAAGGTGGATAAATCGTCCACCCAGCATTTGCAGGACCTGACTCAACAAATAATGAACAAAGCATTAAAACACTGGATAAAAAGAACAACCAATAAGAAATCATATTCATGAATCCCGACGCCATATCCCTAGCTCCAATTTGTAATGGAATTAATAGGTTACTGAAAGTTCCACTTAATCCCGCAGTAAGTACAAAGAATACCATGATGGTACCGTGAATGGTAACCAAAGAAAGGTAAATATCATTTGCCATTACTCCATTTGGAGCCCATTTATCTCCAAGTAATATATTGAAAATCTTAAAAGATTCTTCTGGCCAAGCCAATTGCATTCTGAAAAGCATAGACATACCAACACCTATAACTCCCATAATAATACCTGTAAGCAAGTATTGTTTGGCAATCATTTTGTGATCAATACTAAAAATATATTTAGTAATGAATGTGTCCTTATGATGGTGTACGTGTTCGTGATCGTGTCCGTGATCGTGATCGTGAGCTACTGCTGACATATATTTATAACTTTAAATTTTCTTAAACAAATTATTTCATAGCTATTTTTGCAACAGCCGCTGTATCTTTTGATTGAGTTGAATCTTTACCAGGTGTTGCACCTTCTGCAGCTGGTTCAGCTTTTGAAGCTTTTACTTCACTAACTAAAGTTGCTTTTTCACTCAACCATTTTTTATAATCTTCGGGAGTATCAACAACAACTTTCATTTGCATATTATAGTGAGAAGCTCCACAAATTTTGTTACATAATAACAAATATTCAAAAGTGTAAGGATCTAATGCAGGCTCACCCTTAGCTACTAATTCAGCGCTTTTCTTAGCTCTGATAGCGTTAATATTAGCAACTTTCTCAATAATATAAGGCATTGCTTGATATTCAGCAGTTGTGTAGATAGGAGTAAAAGCAAACTCAGTAACCATACCAGGAACACAGTTCATCTGAGCTCTAAAATAAGGAAAATAAGCAGAATGCAATACATCTTGAGATCTCATTTTGAAATGAATCTTTTTCCCTTTTGGAATATGCAATTCAGTTACTACTTTATCATCCTGCGCATAAGGATCAGACAAATCAACTCCAAGAGTGTTCACTCCTTCGATCAATCTAACATTTGCTTTTCCTAAAACATTATCTGCACCAGCATATCTTGCCGTCCACTTAAATTGTTGGGCATATAACTCAATAACCACCGTATCCTCATCTTCGTCAATAAACATGATATTTGTCCATGCATAAAGACCATAAAGAATCAAACCAGCCAAAACTACGGCAGGGATAGCACTCCAGATAGCTTCCAATTTATTATTGTCTGCAAAATATAAGGCTCTTTTATCTTTATTACCTCTGTATTTAAAAGCGAAGTAGTGTAACAGTACTTGGGTAATGGCCTGTACTGTAAAAATCAATACCCAAGTAATGTTCATTAAATTATCAATCAATGCTCCATGCTCTGAAGCAGGAGTATGAAGAACCAATGGTCCCCAAGTGTAAACACCGTATATTGTAAAGATATAAATGAAGGCCAAGAAACCAAACATCAAATACCCTTGAACGTTGTTATCATCATCATTTGCAACTTGCGAATTGTCCGAAGTCGAAGCAACTTGCGTTAAATCGAATATTTTCGTCAATTGCCAAATAGCAACAGCCAATAAAACTAAAACTATAATTACCAACAAACTTGTCATCTGTTTATCTCTTTAAATATTAATAATGAAAATGTTTACTTTCTTCGATGAAAGGATTGTTTTTGGCAACCAAAGGAGCTTTAGACAAAGCAGTGAATGCAACAAAAATGAATAATCCAAGGAAGAATAAAACCGATGCAATTTCTGGAACACCAATAAACCATTGATCACCAACAGTACCAGGCATAATCATGTTAAAGAAGTCAACATAATGACCTAACAATATTACAATTCCGGCCATAACCAAAATCCAAGTGATACGTTTGAAATCTGTATTGATCAAAATCAAAATTGGGAATACAAAATTCATAACAACCGCACCAAAGAAAGGCACTCTAAACTCTTGAATTCTTGTAATGAAATAAGTAATCTCCTCCGGAATATCAGCATACCAAATTAACATGAATTGAGAGAACCATAAGTAAGTCCAAAATACACTAATTCCAAACATGAATTTAGCCAAATCATGAATGTGGCTTGAATTTACATGCTCTAAATATCCTTTTGATTTCAAATAAATAGTTACCATACAAATAGCAGTAATACCACTTACAAAGAAACTAGCAAATACGTACCATCCAAACAAAGTACTAAACCAGTGTGGGTCGATAGACATAATCCAATCCCAAGACATAATAGACTCTGTTACGATAAAGAATACCAAGAAACCAGCTGATATTTTAAAATTCTTTTTGTAGTTATCATTATCGTTAGCTTCATCTTGAGCCAAACAATTTTTTCTTGACAAATAACGGTATAAATTCCAACCAGCCAAAAACACGGCAGCTCTTACAATCCAAAAAGGGAAATTTAAAAACCCAGATTTTGTCTGAATCAATTCATCATGTTTCACTACTTCAGGATCCAACCAAATAAATAAATGGTTAAAGTGAAGCCCACAAAGTACTAATATCACAAAGAAAATAGCAGAACCAACAGGCAAATAAGCAGTGATACCTTGCATAACTCTAAACAAAATTGGAGACCAACCTGCCTGCGCAACCTGTTGAATAGCGTAAAAAGCTAAAGTCCCTAAAGAAATAAGCATAAAGAAAATACAAGCCACGTACAATGCCGCCCATGGTTTGTTGCTCAATTGGTGAAATACATGCTCTAAATGCTCTTGATGCTCAGCATCAGCTTTAACATCATGCTTTCCAGCTTCTGCTTTAGCATGCTCTCCTGAAACAGCTTCGTGAGCAACTGCTTCATGATTTCCTTCACCATGTGCTCCATGTGCGTCTGCAGCAAGAAGAGCTTCAACTTCTTGAATATTTTTAGGCGCAGTGAAAAAACCATATCCAATTCCTAATAGACCAACAGCCATTAGGACGAAAGAAAAAGTTTTTAATTTACTTGAAAATGTATACATATCTATTACGATCAGTTTGTTCAACAATTATTATTGTGCTTTTAGTTTAAGAACATAGTCAGCAACTAACCAACGTTCGTGAGCACTCATTTGATTAGCATGTGAACCCATAGCATTTAATCCATAAGTTTCAACAAAGAAAATACTTCCTTCAGTAATCTCTCTGTCTTTGTAATTAGGAACACCAAGAAATTTTTCTCTCTGTACCAATTTCCCTTTACCGTCTCCTGCTTCACCATGACAGCTAATGCAATAGATATCAAAAAGCTCTTTTCCTTTACCTGAATTTCTATCCAATGAATCTAAAGGAGATTTTAAATTAGCTTTAGCTAAAGCATAATCTTCTGGAGTATTTTTATATTCGAATGGTTCGTAACCTCTGTTTATTGAACCAACAGCAGGAAGACGACCTTCTTTACCATCTGCAAATACTTCAGTTGAAGCTACTGCATAAGGTTCACCACTCACAGATTCATACATGTTAGGCATATATTGATAATTTGGCTTATCATTATGAAAACATGAAGATACCGATACCATTAAACCCAATACAAGTGTTATTTTATATAAACTTTTCATATCTACTATTAATGCTTTTCAATTACTTTAACTTCTACCGCACCTGTACCTTCAAAGAAAGAAACTAATTCCTCTTCATTGTTATTAACCGCCACTTCCATCAAAAAGTGATCGTCAGTAGTTCTTACATCTGGATTTTCAGCTTCTTTAAATGGCCATAATCTACTTCTCATATAAAAAGTGATTACCATTAAGTGAGCTGCAAAAAATACAGTTTCTTCAAACATAATAGGCACAAATGACGGCATATTATCAATATAACTAAAACTTGGTTTACCCCCAATATCTTGAGGCCAGTCTTGAATCATAATGTAATTCATCATCCAAGTAGCAAAAGACAAACCACACAAACCATAGATAAAAGAACATATCGCTAAACGTGTAGGTGCAAGTCCCATTGCTTTGTCCAATCCGTGAACTGGAAAAGGCGTGAATACTTCTTCAATATGGTGATGAGCTGCACGTGTCTTTTTTACAGCGTCCATCAAAATATCATCGTCATTATAAATGGCGTATATAACTTTATTACTCATGATGTGAATGTTTATTAGCTTCTCTTTCTTTAATATAATTTTCTCCTGTAGCTTTCAATATTGTTTTAACCTCGGCTTGAGCAATAACAGGGAATGTTCTTGCATACAATAAGAATAATACAAAGAAGAAACCTATTGTTCCAATAAAAATTCCAATATCAACAAATGTTGGAGAGAACATTGTCCATGAAGATGGCAAATAATCTCTGTGCAAAGAAGTCACGATGATTACAAACCTTTCAAACCACATTCCAATGTTTACAACAATTGAAATTATAAAAGAAAACATAATACTAGTTCTTAATTTTTTGAACCACATAAACTGTGGAGAGAACACGTTACAAGTCATCATCGCCCAGTAAGCCCAAGCGTAAGGTCCTGTTGCTCTGTTCAAGAAAGCATATTGCTCATACTCTACTCCAGAATACCATGCAATAAACAACTCAGTAATATAAGCAACCCCAACGATAGAACCTGTAATCATAATAATGATGTTCATCAATTCTATATGTTGAATAGTGATATAAGCTTCAAGGTTGATAACTTTTCTCATAATGATAAGCAATGTATTTACCATTGCGAATCCTGAGAATACCGCTCCCGCAACGAAGTATGGAGGGAAAATTGTAGTATGCCATCCTGGAATTACCGAAGTAGCAAAGTCCATGGATACAATTGTGTGTACAGAAAGTACAAGAGGAGTTGCTAAACCTGCAAGAACTAAAGAAACCTCTTCAAAACGTTGCCAATCTTTAGCTCTACCGCTCCATCCAAAACTCAAGATAGAGTAAACTCTTTTGTTGAATGGCGTAATAGCTCTATCACGCAACATTGCAAAGTCAGGTAATAAACCAGTCCACCAGAAAACTAATGAAACCGAAAGATAAGTAGAGATCGCAAATACGTCCCAAAGCAATGGTGAGTTAAAGTTCACCCAAAGAGATCCAAACTGATTTGGAATTGGCAATACCCAGTAAGCTAACCATGGACGCCCCATGTGAATAATTGGAAATAAACCTGCCTGTATTACAGAGAAAATTGTCATCGCCTCTGCAGAACGGTTAATTGCCATTCTCCATCGTTGACGGAATAATAAAAGTACAGCAGAGATAAGAGTTCCTGCGTGACCAATACCAACCCACCAAACGAAGTTAGTAATATCCCAAGCCCAACCAACTGTTTTGTTTAATCCCCAAGTACCAATACCTGTAGATATTGTGTATATAATACAGCCTAATCCCCAAAGGAAGGCTATTAATGCGATTGAAAATACAATCCACCATTGTTTATTGGCCTTACCTTCAATAGGTGCGGCTACATCTACAGTTATATCGTGATAAGATTTATCACCTATAACTAAGGGTTTTCTAATGGCTGCTTCGTAGTGAGACGACATAATCCTTTATTTGATTCTTAATTAATAATTTTTGTACTAGGTATTTCTAACTTTAACGTGATATACAACATTTGGTCTTGTTCCAACATGCTCTAATAAATGATAACTTCTTTCATCTTCTGCTAATTTAGCAACAACAGATTCTTTATCATTTACATCTCCAAATACCATTGCTCCAGAAGAACAAGCATTTGAACAAGCAGTTTGGAATTCTCCATCTTTAATTGCTCTTCCTTCGTTTTTAGCTTTCAAAATAGTTGCTTGTGTCATTTGGATACACATAGAACATTTTTCCATTACCCCACGAGAACGAACATTTACATCAGGATTTAAAACCATACGTCCAAGATCATCATTCATATGATAATCAAATTCACTGTTTTTGTTGTATAAGAACCAGTTGAAACGACGTACTTTATAAGGACAGTTGTTAGCACAGTAACGAGTACCAACACATCTGTTATAAGCCATTTGGTTTTGGCCTTGACGACCGTGTGAAGTTGCAGCAACAGGACAAACAGTCTCACAAGGAGCATGATTACAATGTTGACACATTACAGGTTGGAAAGCAACTTGTGGATTATCTCCTGCTTTCTCCATTTCATTGAAAGTAGATAATGAACTAGCCAATCCAGCGATGTGCTCTTTTCTTTCATTATCTCCTTCAAAAGTACTTTCAGAAGAATAATATCTGTCAATACGCAACCAGTGCATATCTCTACTTCTTCTTACCTCAGATTTACCAACTACAGGAACGTTGTTTTCAGCGTGACATGCAATAACACAAGCTCCACATCCTGTACAAGCGTTCAAATCGATAGAAAGATTAAAGTGATGTCCAGTAGAACGATCAAATGAACCCCATAAATCAACTTCAGTAGTTTTTACTTCTTTGTGATCCAAAGATACTTCTGGTTTTTCGTTCCAGAATTCAGCATCTTTAGTATTGAATATTTCAAGAGTAGTTTCTTTGATAATATCACCTCTACCCATTAATGTTTTTTGACCTTGAACACAAGCAAATTCGTGTACTCCGTTAGCCTTTTCAATTGTAACAGATTGTACATTATTGAATCCGGCATACAAAGCATAAGCATTAATACCTACTTGCATCACTTCTTTCAAACCAGCTTTACGACCATAACCCAAAGCCATACCTACAGTTCCAACAGCTTGACCTGGTTGAACAATTACAGGAACATTTTCAAGTTTAACTCCATTAACAGTCAAATTAGCATAACTACCATTCAATCCACCGTTTGCAACGATTTCATTAGTTAATCCTAATCTCTTAGCATCAGCATTAGAAACAGTAACGTAGTTGTCCCAAGAAACTCTTGTCAATGGATCTGGGAACTCTTGCATCCATGGGTTATTAGCAGCTTGCCCATCTCCCATACCTGTTTTAGTATACAATACTAATTCAGTTGCAACTGGTTTTGACTGTGCCAATGCATTTGCAGCACCATTGTAGTCAGCAGTACCAGCAGCTGCAGCTGGAATAACACCTACAAAAACTCCATCATGTAAAACTTTATTCCAAGTTGAACCACCAATTATTGAAGATGAAAATGATTTCAAATAATCATAGTAAGTTCCAGGAATACCATTTAAAGACAATAAAATATCTTGAAATTGTTTTGTATTGAATAATGGACGGATAGTTGGTTGAGTAATATTGTAAGTTCCTTTAGTTAAAACTAAATCTCCCCAAGCCTCTAAGTAATGAGGAACTGGAGCAGCGATTGTTGACAAAGAAGCAGTTTCGTCTTCTTTTAAAGATAAAGCAACTGAAGTTTTTACTTTTTTCAATCCTTCAACAAACGATTTACTGTCTGCCAAAGTATAAACAGGGTTAACTCCGCTCATAATCAAAGTATGAACACTTCCAGCATTCATGTCTTTAACCAATTGAGCAACTTTTTCATTAGATCCTTTACGAATTTGTCTTGTTCCAGAAGTATTGAAAGCTTCACTAGCCAAAACTTGATTTATTGCAAGAACTAATAATTGAGCATTTTTATCTTGAATACCAGACACTAAAACAGATTTAGAACCTCCAGCTTTTAATTGTTGAGCTGCCTTAACAACTTCAGCTTTAAAAGCAGGATCTAACGAATTAGCAATTGATGATCCTGTAATGATATTATAAATTTGAACTAATGCATGTTTTTGATTAGCCGTTGACATTGCAATACGCTTATCAGCAGCAGCACCGGATAAAGTCATATTAGACTCTAACTGGATATGTTTAGAAATTGTTTTCTTTCCGACAGCACCGGATGGAATTCTTCCTTTTGCATATCCTGCATCATATCCTCCACCTTGCCAGTCTCCAAGGAAATCAGCTCCAACAGAAACAATTACTGAAGCTTTTGAAAAATCATAATCAACCAAAGCTCTTTCTCCATAAACAGCTTCGAAAGCATCCAAAGCTTCAGAAGAAGAAACAGCATCATAGATTACGTGTTTCGCATTAGGATTTTTAGCTATGAAATCAGCGATTAATTTTTCAGTAGAAGGACTCGCTAATGTATTTGTTAAAAATACCACTTGACCTCCAGCTGCTTTTGCATCAACAATACTGGATTTAATTTTTGAATCAACTGCAGACCATGAAGCGTTTTTAGCTTCTACTTTAGGCTCCTTCAAACGCATGCTATCATACAATCCTAAAATAGAACCGTGAATTCTAGCATTTGCTGCAAACTTAGCTCCAGCGATAGTGTTGTTGTCAATTTTGATTGGACGGCCTTCGCGAGTTTTAACCAAAAGGTTAGCAAAATCAAATCCATCAAAAACTGAAGTCGCATAATAATCTGCTACTCCAGGAATAATTTGCTCAGGCTGCTGCACATAAGGAATTGAGAAATGCACAGGACCTTCGCAAGCAGCAAGAGAAGCTGCCGCTGTACTAAAACCAACGTACTTTAAAAAGTCACGACGTGTAGTTGAAGATGAAGACATAGCCGCCTCATTTCCTAAAAATTCATCTGTAGGAATCTCTTCAACAAATTCGTTATTTCTAAGCGC belongs to Flavobacterium aquiphilum and includes:
- the nrfD gene encoding NrfD/PsrC family molybdoenzyme membrane anchor subunit, which gives rise to MSSHYEAAIRKPLVIGDKSYHDITVDVAAPIEGKANKQWWIVFSIALIAFLWGLGCIIYTISTGIGTWGLNKTVGWAWDITNFVWWVGIGHAGTLISAVLLLFRQRWRMAINRSAEAMTIFSVIQAGLFPIIHMGRPWLAYWVLPIPNQFGSLWVNFNSPLLWDVFAISTYLSVSLVFWWTGLLPDFAMLRDRAITPFNKRVYSILSFGWSGRAKDWQRFEEVSLVLAGLATPLVLSVHTIVSMDFATSVIPGWHTTIFPPYFVAGAVFSGFAMVNTLLIIMRKVINLEAYITIQHIELMNIIIMITGSIVGVAYITELFIAWYSGVEYEQYAFLNRATGPYAWAYWAMMTCNVFSPQFMWFKKLRTSIMFSFIISIVVNIGMWFERFVIIVTSLHRDYLPSSWTMFSPTFVDIGIFIGTIGFFFVLFLLYARTFPVIAQAEVKTILKATGENYIKEREANKHSHHE
- a CDS encoding TAT-variant-translocated molybdopterin oxidoreductase, which gives rise to MSSNKKYWKSVEELDGNSSIVEALRNNEFVEEIPTDEFLGNEAAMSSSSTTRRDFLKYVGFSTAAASLAACEGPVHFSIPYVQQPEQIIPGVADYYATSVFDGFDFANLLVKTREGRPIKIDNNTIAGAKFAANARIHGSILGLYDSMRLKEPKVEAKNASWSAVDSKIKSSIVDAKAAGGQVVFLTNTLASPSTEKLIADFIAKNPNAKHVIYDAVSSSEALDAFEAVYGERALVDYDFSKASVIVSVGADFLGDWQGGGYDAGYAKGRIPSGAVGKKTISKHIQLESNMTLSGAAADKRIAMSTANQKHALVQIYNIITGSSIANSLDPAFKAEVVKAAQQLKAGGSKSVLVSGIQDKNAQLLVLAINQVLASEAFNTSGTRQIRKGSNEKVAQLVKDMNAGSVHTLIMSGVNPVYTLADSKSFVEGLKKVKTSVALSLKEDETASLSTIAAPVPHYLEAWGDLVLTKGTYNITQPTIRPLFNTKQFQDILLSLNGIPGTYYDYLKSFSSSIIGGSTWNKVLHDGVFVGVIPAAAAGTADYNGAANALAQSKPVATELVLYTKTGMGDGQAANNPWMQEFPDPLTRVSWDNYVTVSNADAKRLGLTNEIVANGGLNGSYANLTVNGVKLENVPVIVQPGQAVGTVGMALGYGRKAGLKEVMQVGINAYALYAGFNNVQSVTIEKANGVHEFACVQGQKTLMGRGDIIKETTLEIFNTKDAEFWNEKPEVSLDHKEVKTTEVDLWGSFDRSTGHHFNLSIDLNACTGCGACVIACHAENNVPVVGKSEVRRSRDMHWLRIDRYYSSESTFEGDNERKEHIAGLASSLSTFNEMEKAGDNPQVAFQPVMCQHCNHAPCETVCPVAATSHGRQGQNQMAYNRCVGTRYCANNCPYKVRRFNWFLYNKNSEFDYHMNDDLGRMVLNPDVNVRSRGVMEKCSMCIQMTQATILKAKNEGRAIKDGEFQTACSNACSSGAMVFGDVNDKESVVAKLAEDERSYHLLEHVGTRPNVVYHVKVRNT